From Pleurocapsa minor HA4230-MV1, a single genomic window includes:
- the nirB gene encoding nitrite reductase large subunit NirB: protein MTNKKNLVVVGNGMVGHKFLELMVQKDVSKQWNLVTFCEEPRVAYDRVNLSGYFSGKTAGDLTLVEPGYYQENNVEIHIGDRVVAIDRDRQKVISANGIEINYDKLVLATGSYPFVPPIKGNDSLGTFVYRTIEDLENMEAWGKQSQVGVVVGGGLLGLECANALKSMGLETHVVEFAPRLMPVQIDETGGEVLKEKIQALGVQVHTSKSTTNIVSANGKLVKMEFADGGELATDMIVFSAGIRPRDNLARESGLTLGERDGIVVNEHCLTSDRNIYAIGECALYHNQIFGLVAPGYRMAEVASDSITQAGSRTFEGADMSTKLKLLGVDVASFGDNFGRTPGAKELALTDAINGTYKKLVLSEDGKLLLGGILIGDASAYGNLLQLVQNQITLPPHPEDLLVSPREGSTAPLLGVDNLPDTAQICSCNNVSKMDLCNAISDGVMDLGALKKSTKAGTGCGGCVPLVTDIFKTELKKAGTVKSCVGSTWCRFGVDDSTGLAIEVEERYRGLRSPHKLKSAVSGCTRECAEAQSKDFGIIATENGWNLYVCGNGGMNPQHAVLLATDIDKATLIKYIDRFLMFYIRTADKLQRTSVWFSKLEGGLDYLKSVVIDDSLGICDELETQMQQLVDTYQCEWKAIFRLGETESVYALSNYDPFSKAYVLSRGLVGDRQGIIKVAAPIYKQNINLATGEYLDDPEIKIPTYPVRVVNGEVQLGN from the coding sequence ATCTGACTCTGGTTGAACCAGGATACTACCAAGAGAATAATGTCGAAATTCATATTGGCGATCGCGTTGTGGCAATTGATCGAGATCGTCAAAAAGTAATCTCAGCTAATGGTATCGAAATAAATTATGACAAGCTAGTCTTAGCTACAGGTTCATATCCTTTTGTGCCGCCGATTAAGGGAAATGATAGCCTTGGTACGTTTGTCTATCGGACAATCGAAGACTTAGAGAACATGGAGGCTTGGGGTAAACAGTCTCAAGTTGGTGTAGTTGTCGGGGGTGGTTTGCTCGGTTTAGAGTGCGCCAATGCTTTAAAGTCTATGGGTTTGGAAACTCATGTAGTCGAGTTTGCCCCCAGATTAATGCCCGTACAGATCGATGAAACTGGCGGTGAGGTTTTAAAAGAAAAGATTCAAGCGCTAGGAGTACAGGTACATACCAGTAAATCCACGACTAATATTGTCAGTGCCAATGGCAAGCTGGTAAAAATGGAATTTGCTGATGGTGGTGAATTAGCTACCGATATGATTGTCTTTTCCGCTGGTATTCGCCCCCGCGATAACTTAGCCAGGGAATCTGGTTTAACCCTGGGGGAAAGAGATGGTATTGTGGTTAACGAGCATTGTCTTACCAGCGATCGCAATATCTATGCCATTGGTGAATGCGCTCTTTATCATAATCAGATTTTTGGTTTAGTTGCTCCTGGTTACAGGATGGCAGAAGTAGCTAGCGACAGTATTACCCAAGCAGGATCGAGAACCTTTGAAGGTGCGGATATGTCTACTAAACTCAAGTTATTAGGGGTAGATGTTGCCAGTTTTGGAGATAACTTTGGTCGCACTCCAGGCGCGAAAGAATTAGCCTTGACCGATGCCATTAACGGCACTTATAAAAAACTGGTGTTGTCGGAAGATGGCAAATTGTTACTGGGTGGTATCTTAATTGGAGATGCTTCTGCTTACGGTAATCTGCTGCAACTGGTACAAAACCAAATTACCCTACCACCTCACCCAGAAGATTTATTAGTTTCCCCCAGAGAAGGCTCAACCGCACCATTATTAGGGGTCGATAATTTACCTGATACGGCACAGATATGTTCTTGTAACAACGTTTCTAAAATGGATCTTTGTAATGCAATTTCTGATGGCGTGATGGATCTTGGCGCACTTAAAAAATCTACCAAAGCGGGAACAGGTTGCGGTGGCTGTGTTCCTTTAGTTACAGATATTTTCAAAACTGAACTCAAAAAAGCAGGGACAGTCAAATCTTGTGTAGGTAGTACCTGGTGTCGTTTTGGAGTCGATGACTCCACTGGTTTAGCGATTGAAGTTGAGGAAAGATATCGCGGTTTGCGATCGCCGCATAAGTTAAAATCTGCTGTATCTGGGTGTACGCGGGAATGTGCCGAAGCCCAAAGTAAAGACTTTGGCATCATTGCCACTGAAAACGGCTGGAATCTCTACGTCTGTGGTAACGGCGGTATGAATCCCCAACACGCAGTATTGTTAGCTACAGATATCGACAAGGCAACTCTGATTAAATATATAGACCGATTCTTAATGTTCTATATCCGCACGGCGGACAAACTTCAGCGTACTTCAGTCTGGTTTAGTAAGTTAGAAGGAGGTTTAGATTATCTCAAAAGCGTGGTTATTGACGACTCATTAGGTATCTGTGACGAACTAGAGACGCAAATGCAGCAGCTAGTTGATACCTATCAATGCGAATGGAAAGCCATCTTTCGTTTGGGAGAAACAGAATCAGTTTATGCCCTCAGTAACTACGATCCTTTTAGTAAAGCTTATGTCTTATCTCGCGGATTAGTAGGAGATCGCCAAGGTATTATTAAAGTCGCAGCCCCGATCTACAAACAAAATATTAATCTGGCAACAGGGGAATATCTCGACGATCCAGAAATAAAAATTCCTACCTATCCTGTGCGGGTAGTTAACGGCGAAGTGCAATTA